The Thermanaerovibrio acidaminovorans DSM 6589 genome contains a region encoding:
- a CDS encoding TRAP transporter substrate-binding protein — protein sequence MKRIKLLLTLCVALVALGALCGGALAAEEYKFKMATFYLKGDSAFDVIDHFRQLVWKKTGGKVRIDAFQAGELGFPVTEILEATSRGVVEMSIFYPNYKAAQDPVMALAGGRPGPMFDLRDQKAQVDATKDLLERSFGRFGVRYIAPMVYGEPEILVSRRPMSSLKDLKGRIFRASGMAAEFYTAIGAQAMMLPAGELYQALQLGTIDGLEWTDYTANYKLGFHEVAKNVLEPTKGVNLHSEATVHAFLVVNPKVWEKLPKEHQKAIQEACDEAYKWGADHLAKLNKTYKDKWIKAGAKVTQLPKEDQDKVIEVSAKILSGYSAKSPDAKEYCRRLVELWKKLGYTKWSDALAKQIK from the coding sequence ATGAAGCGTATCAAGCTGTTGCTGACCCTGTGTGTTGCCCTGGTGGCCCTGGGGGCCCTCTGCGGTGGGGCCCTGGCGGCGGAGGAGTACAAGTTCAAGATGGCCACCTTCTACCTCAAGGGGGACTCCGCCTTCGACGTGATAGATCACTTCCGCCAGCTGGTCTGGAAGAAGACCGGCGGCAAGGTCCGCATCGATGCCTTCCAGGCGGGGGAGCTGGGCTTCCCGGTGACGGAGATCCTGGAGGCCACCTCCCGGGGCGTGGTGGAGATGTCCATCTTCTACCCCAACTACAAGGCCGCCCAGGACCCGGTGATGGCCCTGGCGGGGGGACGCCCGGGGCCCATGTTCGACCTCAGGGACCAGAAGGCCCAGGTGGACGCCACCAAGGACCTGTTGGAGCGTAGCTTCGGCCGCTTCGGGGTCCGCTACATAGCCCCCATGGTCTACGGGGAGCCGGAGATCCTGGTCTCCCGCCGTCCCATGTCCTCCCTCAAGGACCTTAAGGGACGGATCTTCCGGGCCTCCGGCATGGCGGCGGAGTTCTACACCGCCATTGGCGCCCAGGCCATGATGCTCCCTGCAGGAGAGCTCTATCAGGCCCTGCAGCTGGGCACCATCGATGGCCTGGAGTGGACCGACTACACCGCCAACTATAAGCTTGGCTTCCACGAGGTGGCCAAGAACGTGCTGGAGCCCACCAAGGGGGTCAACCTCCACAGCGAGGCCACGGTGCACGCCTTCCTGGTGGTGAACCCCAAGGTCTGGGAGAAGCTCCCCAAGGAGCACCAGAAGGCCATCCAGGAGGCCTGCGACGAGGCCTACAAGTGGGGGGCGGACCACCTGGCCAAGCTCAACAAGACCTACAAGGACAAGTGGATAAAGGCGGGGGCCAAGGTGACCCAGCTCCCCAAGGAGGACCAGGACAAGGTGATCGAGGTGAGCGCTAAGATCCTGTCGGGCTACTCCGCCAAGTCCCCGGACGCCAAGGAGTACTGCCGGCGCCTCGTAGAGCTCTGGAAGAAGCTGGGCTACACCAAGTGGAGCGACGCCCTGGCCAAGCAGATCAAGTAG
- the arcA gene encoding arginine deiminase, whose protein sequence is MKPSPLKVTSEIGRLRSVLLHRPGKEVENLTPDLMARLLFDDIPYLKIAQEEHDAFAKVLRDNGSEVLYLEDLAAEALEDRAVREQFIDEYLAEANIQGDGTRAVLRDFFLSMDVKPMVLQTMAGVRRTELPREELKFMSLADRIDTDNPLVVDPMPNLYFTRDPFATIGTGITLNHMRTETRNRETLYAKYIFNHHPKFKGCDVPFWYDRTETTSIEGGDELVLSPNVLAIGISERTDAASIEKLARKLFSDDRSTFKQILAFNIPKKRAFMHLDTVFTMVDRDKFTIHPEIEGPLQVFSITPSCCGINIEEERSTLENVLAKALDIPKVTLIRCAGGDPIDAPREQWNDGSNTLAIAPGEVVVYSRNYVTNQILQDKGIVTHIVPSSELSRGRGGPRCMSMPLVREDL, encoded by the coding sequence TTGAAGCCTTCACCCCTAAAGGTAACGTCGGAAATAGGGCGCCTTCGGTCGGTTCTCCTGCACCGGCCCGGCAAGGAGGTTGAGAACCTCACCCCGGACCTGATGGCCCGTCTTCTCTTCGACGACATACCCTACCTCAAGATAGCCCAGGAGGAGCACGACGCCTTCGCCAAGGTCCTTAGGGACAACGGCTCCGAGGTCCTCTACCTGGAGGACCTGGCGGCGGAGGCCCTGGAGGACCGGGCGGTCCGGGAGCAGTTCATCGACGAGTACCTGGCGGAGGCCAACATCCAGGGGGACGGCACCCGGGCGGTGCTCCGGGACTTCTTCCTCTCCATGGACGTGAAGCCCATGGTGCTCCAGACCATGGCGGGGGTCCGACGAACCGAGCTCCCCAGGGAGGAGCTAAAGTTTATGTCCCTGGCGGATCGCATCGACACCGACAACCCCCTGGTGGTGGACCCCATGCCCAACCTCTACTTCACCCGGGATCCCTTCGCCACCATCGGCACCGGAATCACCCTCAACCACATGAGGACCGAGACCCGAAACCGGGAGACCCTCTACGCCAAGTACATCTTCAACCATCACCCCAAGTTCAAGGGATGCGACGTCCCCTTCTGGTATGACCGCACGGAGACCACCTCCATCGAGGGGGGCGACGAGCTGGTCCTGAGCCCCAACGTTCTGGCCATAGGCATCTCCGAGAGGACCGACGCGGCCTCCATCGAGAAGCTGGCCCGCAAGCTGTTCAGCGACGACCGGAGCACCTTCAAGCAGATCCTGGCCTTCAACATCCCCAAGAAGAGGGCCTTCATGCACCTGGACACGGTGTTCACCATGGTTGACCGGGACAAGTTCACCATCCACCCCGAGATAGAGGGTCCGCTGCAGGTCTTCTCCATCACTCCCTCCTGCTGCGGCATCAACATAGAGGAGGAGCGCTCCACCCTGGAGAACGTGCTGGCCAAGGCGCTGGACATCCCCAAGGTGACCCTGATCCGCTGCGCCGGCGGGGACCCCATCGACGCCCCCAGGGAGCAGTGGAACGACGGCTCCAACACCCTGGCCATCGCCCCCGGCGAGGTGGTGGTCTACTCCAGGAACTACGTCACCAACCAGATCCTCCAGGACAAAGGGATAGTGACCCACATAGTCCCCAGCTCCGAGCTCTCCAGGGGCAGGGGAGGCCCCAGGTGCATGAGCATGCCCCTGGTGCGGGAGGACCTGTAA
- a CDS encoding TRAP transporter small permease subunit, producing MNFIDGLSRSVGRCLMYLTLAVVAVVVYGVTVRYFVGRADVRAMFLSVWMYGIMFVVGGAYTLLEGGHVSVDIVYNRLPKPLRKALDVLNLGIIALCCGVILYINLPIAYDSYIQREVDSSLGVVFAPPIWWLKWVPVLGVALMGAQALSLLVHRFKDREAAEGGER from the coding sequence TTGAACTTCATTGACGGTCTCAGCCGCTCGGTGGGAAGGTGCCTCATGTACCTTACCCTGGCGGTGGTGGCGGTGGTGGTCTACGGCGTCACGGTCAGGTACTTCGTGGGCCGGGCGGACGTGAGGGCCATGTTCCTGTCGGTCTGGATGTACGGGATAATGTTCGTCGTGGGGGGAGCCTACACCCTTCTCGAGGGGGGGCACGTTTCGGTGGACATAGTCTACAACCGGCTCCCCAAGCCCTTGAGGAAGGCATTGGACGTGCTCAACCTGGGGATAATAGCCCTTTGCTGCGGGGTGATCCTCTACATAAACCTCCCCATAGCCTACGACTCCTACATACAGAGGGAGGTGGACTCCAGCCTAGGGGTGGTCTTCGCCCCCCCCATCTGGTGGCTAAAGTGGGTCCCGGTCCTGGGGGTGGCCCTCATGGGGGCCCAGGCCCTGTCCCTCCTGGTCCACCGGTTCAAGGACCGGGAGGCGGCGGAAGGGGGTGAGCGGTGA